In Chryseobacterium camelliae, one DNA window encodes the following:
- a CDS encoding Crp/Fnr family transcriptional regulator has protein sequence MAKINKEIFSHLRVEDDDPVWDKFSPVEFAKKHVFDTDKAYLLEDGFVRKYYIHSTTDIDTEISAGFYFPGEIFSIQKHDSEGSYESLTSGVAWEITLDAVKELFVVNPQCRFVQNYYLSRQLDAAMKREMLLLQNSPQALYEYLLKNKPHYIQNIPLKYLASYIGITPISLSRIRKRIN, from the coding sequence ATGGCAAAGATCAACAAAGAAATATTTTCGCACCTCCGTGTTGAGGATGATGACCCCGTCTGGGACAAGTTCTCTCCGGTAGAATTTGCGAAAAAACATGTGTTTGATACGGATAAAGCTTATCTGTTGGAAGACGGCTTCGTACGGAAGTATTATATCCACAGCACAACAGATATCGATACTGAAATTTCTGCCGGCTTTTATTTCCCTGGGGAAATTTTCAGCATCCAGAAACATGATTCTGAAGGCAGCTATGAATCGCTTACCTCTGGTGTAGCCTGGGAAATTACCCTGGATGCAGTAAAGGAACTGTTTGTGGTGAATCCTCAATGCCGCTTCGTCCAGAACTACTATTTAAGCCGCCAACTGGATGCGGCCATGAAGCGTGAAATGCTCCTGCTTCAGAACTCGCCGCAGGCACTCTATGAGTACCTTTTAAAAAACAAGCCGCACTACATCCAGAATATTCCGTTAAAGTACCTGGCTTCCTACATCGGCATTACGCCTATTTCGCTGAGCCGCATCAGAAAGAGGATTAATTAA
- a CDS encoding cytochrome-c peroxidase: MRTVVYSKLKPAGMLVLFVLMAFYSLQDIQLIYPSYFPVPAYDFKARPLKRAVIQLGRKLFYDPVLSRSNTISCSSCHQQQHAFSDVGNRLSKGIEDGIGDRNSPAIFNLAWQKTFMWDGSVGNIDVQALAPINHPKEMGEDINVVVRKLNASKEYRTLFYRSFGDSLATAERAMKALSQFQLTIVSANTKYDRVKQGKATFTGKEIKGYELFRKNCNACHTEPLFSGYGFANNGLPVHPELKDYGKWNKTMEPQDRLMFKIPSLRNLAYTYPYMHDGRFGTLHEVLEHYEKGIVKSPGLAKELQQPIIFNPDEKDALLTFLAALNDSTLVSDSSFGKPK; encoded by the coding sequence ATGCGTACTGTCGTGTATTCAAAACTGAAACCTGCCGGAATGCTGGTGCTGTTTGTGCTGATGGCTTTTTACAGCCTTCAGGATATTCAGCTTATTTATCCTTCCTATTTCCCTGTTCCGGCTTATGATTTCAAAGCCCGTCCGTTAAAACGTGCGGTCATACAGCTGGGCAGGAAACTGTTCTACGATCCTGTGCTGTCGAGGAGCAATACTATTTCCTGTTCTTCCTGCCACCAGCAGCAACATGCTTTCTCCGATGTCGGAAACCGTCTCAGCAAAGGGATAGAAGATGGAATAGGAGACCGCAATTCTCCGGCGATTTTTAATTTGGCCTGGCAAAAAACATTCATGTGGGATGGCTCAGTAGGAAATATCGATGTGCAGGCGCTCGCGCCCATTAACCATCCCAAAGAAATGGGGGAGGACATCAATGTGGTGGTCCGCAAGCTGAATGCTTCCAAAGAGTACAGAACACTGTTCTACAGGAGTTTCGGAGATAGTCTAGCCACCGCGGAACGGGCCATGAAAGCCCTTTCGCAGTTCCAGCTTACCATTGTGTCCGCCAACACAAAATATGACCGGGTAAAGCAAGGGAAGGCTACATTCACCGGAAAGGAAATAAAGGGCTATGAACTGTTCCGCAAAAACTGCAATGCCTGTCATACTGAACCGCTGTTTTCAGGATATGGATTTGCCAACAACGGACTTCCCGTACACCCGGAACTTAAAGACTACGGCAAATGGAATAAAACGATGGAACCTCAGGACCGGCTGATGTTCAAGATTCCCAGCCTCAGGAACCTGGCGTATACCTATCCGTATATGCATGACGGCCGCTTCGGTACGCTTCATGAGGTTTTAGAACATTATGAAAAAGGAATTGTGAAAAGCCCTGGTTTAGCGAAAGAACTTCAGCAGCCTATTATTTTTAATCCGGACGAAAAAGATGCCCTGCTGACTTTTCTGGCAGCGCTGAATGATTCCACTTTAGTTTCCGACAGCAGTTTCGGGAAGCCGAAATAG
- a CDS encoding GIY-YIG nuclease family protein, whose protein sequence is MQCKLPLFIYCSVCSDNTYYTGVTENVYKRFDEHQDGKYFGSYTFTRRPVQLIYYCTFTDISQAIIFEKKIKKWSQAKKTALIEGRFEDLPNLARKSFKR, encoded by the coding sequence ATGCAATGCAAACTTCCTTTGTTTATATACTGCTCTGTTTGTTCAGATAACACCTATTATACAGGCGTTACAGAAAATGTTTATAAACGGTTTGATGAGCATCAGGACGGAAAATATTTCGGTTCTTATACCTTTACAAGACGGCCTGTCCAACTGATCTACTATTGTACTTTTACAGATATCAGTCAGGCCATTATATTTGAAAAGAAAATTAAGAAATGGTCACAGGCAAAAAAGACTGCGCTTATAGAGGGGAGATTTGAAGATTTACCGAATTTGGCTAGAAAAAGTTTTAAAAGATAA
- a CDS encoding bifunctional transcriptional activator/DNA repair enzyme AdaA: protein MELTEKIMYEASYSKDVSFEGIFWMGVKTTGIFCRPTCTARKPKFENVEFFFNTKDAMLKGYRPCKVCRPLENLDATPQYIKELLKEIADDPTLKLKDYDLVKRGLEPATVRRWFLKHHGITFHAFQRMSKLNTAFKKLRQGESVTEVAYDTGYDSLSGFNEGFKNIFGVSPKNTPMEKVIDLKRIETMLGTMIACADEHGICLLEFSDRKALPTELKSIAEYFKANIIQGENPHFITLEEELKEYFEGKRTRFSVPLSLVGTDFQKQVWKVLQEIPYGTTRTYQEQADILGNRKSVRAVANANGLNKISIIIPCHRVIGSNGHLTGYGGGIWRKQKLLELERAILF from the coding sequence ATGGAGCTCACGGAAAAAATAATGTATGAAGCATCTTATAGCAAAGACGTTTCATTTGAAGGGATATTCTGGATGGGTGTAAAAACCACGGGAATATTCTGCAGACCTACTTGTACAGCAAGGAAACCAAAATTTGAAAATGTAGAATTTTTTTTCAACACCAAAGATGCGATGCTAAAAGGGTATCGCCCGTGTAAAGTATGCCGGCCTTTAGAAAACCTTGATGCAACACCACAATATATCAAAGAATTGCTTAAAGAAATTGCGGATGACCCAACATTGAAGCTTAAAGATTATGATCTTGTAAAAAGAGGCTTAGAACCGGCTACCGTACGCAGATGGTTTTTGAAACACCATGGAATTACTTTTCACGCTTTCCAGAGGATGTCAAAACTCAATACGGCATTTAAAAAGCTTCGTCAGGGAGAATCCGTTACGGAAGTTGCCTATGATACGGGGTATGATAGTCTGAGCGGTTTTAATGAGGGTTTTAAAAATATTTTTGGGGTATCTCCTAAAAATACTCCAATGGAAAAGGTCATTGACCTTAAGAGAATAGAGACCATGCTGGGAACCATGATCGCCTGCGCCGATGAGCATGGAATCTGCCTTCTGGAGTTTTCAGACAGGAAAGCGCTTCCCACAGAGTTGAAGAGTATCGCAGAATATTTTAAGGCGAATATTATTCAGGGAGAAAATCCTCACTTTATCACTCTGGAAGAAGAACTGAAAGAGTATTTCGAAGGAAAGAGAACCCGGTTCTCCGTTCCGCTTTCTCTGGTAGGAACCGATTTCCAGAAACAAGTATGGAAGGTTCTGCAGGAAATTCCTTACGGAACAACCAGGACGTACCAAGAACAGGCCGATATTCTGGGAAATCGCAAATCTGTACGGGCCGTAGCCAATGCCAACGGACTGAATAAGATATCCATTATTATACCCTGCCATCGCGTAATCGGGAGTAATGGGCATTTAACAGGTTATGGAGGAGGAATCTGGAGAAAACAAAAACTGCTGGAATTGGAAAGGGCTATTTTATTTTAG
- a CDS encoding isocitrate lyase/PEP mutase family protein has protein sequence MISFKQLHYGEEPLLLGNVWNVESARVYEKLGYKALATSSSAVAHSLGYEDGEQMTFEEYFYIIKRIKASVAIPLSVDLESGYGTENNSIVSNIIKLIETGISGINIEDTKVIDGTRRLTDKNVLYEKLNDIFIKLGEDRDKIFINIRTDPFLLNIENALEETLARIQLFEKLNADGIFIPGITAKNDIRTVTASTSLPVNVMGMRNLPDFDQLKELGVKRITSGAFIYAHIYREMEKSGQAIIDEKSFSKLFI, from the coding sequence ATGATCAGCTTTAAACAGTTACATTATGGTGAAGAACCATTACTTTTGGGTAATGTATGGAATGTAGAGAGTGCAAGGGTATACGAAAAATTAGGGTACAAGGCATTAGCAACATCAAGTTCGGCAGTGGCGCATAGTTTGGGATATGAGGATGGAGAGCAAATGACCTTTGAAGAATATTTTTATATCATTAAGAGAATCAAAGCTTCTGTAGCAATTCCTTTGTCGGTAGATCTGGAATCCGGATACGGGACTGAAAATAATAGTATTGTTTCTAATATCATAAAGCTTATAGAAACAGGAATATCGGGAATTAATATTGAAGATACAAAGGTTATTGATGGAACACGAAGGCTAACGGACAAAAATGTTTTGTACGAAAAACTGAACGATATTTTTATAAAATTGGGAGAAGACAGGGATAAGATATTTATCAATATTCGTACCGATCCTTTTTTACTGAATATTGAAAACGCGTTGGAAGAAACTTTAGCAAGAATACAGTTGTTTGAAAAACTTAATGCAGACGGCATTTTCATTCCCGGAATAACTGCTAAAAATGACATCAGGACGGTTACGGCATCTACTTCTCTTCCTGTGAATGTGATGGGTATGCGTAATCTGCCGGATTTTGATCAACTTAAAGAATTAGGGGTGAAAAGAATTACGTCAGGTGCTTTTATTTATGCACATATTTACCGAGAAATGGAAAAATCAGGTCAGGCCATCATAGATGAGAAAAGCTTTTCAAAACTTTTTATTTAA
- a CDS encoding MBL fold metallo-hydrolase, producing MEIQKLNWAGLKITAHNRTVLIDAVEDFSYYKPVLGEAVEQLIKFSDAVQADYILFTHLHLDHFDVSVIKKCLKKDGKLIVYSALEPLVRDSVDGVEIIALDLDETFTENNITFKPVFAMDGIGEIQSSWIVDDGEKKIFHGGDTIWHNRFWKLGKENEGIDYAFLPVNGVVVDFGIIGLEYSPIAASLNLKEAFAAARLLHARKLVPIHYGLFAHEKYYIPEIFDDHDLESLSKETGQEYITLKDGDVLHEI from the coding sequence ATGGAAATACAAAAGCTCAACTGGGCAGGCCTTAAAATTACCGCCCATAACAGAACGGTACTGATTGATGCAGTAGAAGATTTCTCTTATTATAAGCCCGTTTTAGGAGAGGCTGTAGAACAGCTGATAAAATTCTCGGATGCTGTGCAGGCAGATTATATCCTGTTTACACACCTTCATCTGGACCATTTTGATGTAAGCGTTATTAAAAAATGCCTGAAAAAAGACGGGAAGCTGATTGTTTATTCGGCATTGGAACCTTTAGTAAGGGATTCGGTTGACGGTGTGGAAATTATAGCACTGGACCTGGATGAAACCTTTACAGAAAACAACATTACCTTTAAGCCTGTATTTGCCATGGATGGAATTGGTGAGATCCAGTCCTCCTGGATTGTGGACGACGGAGAAAAAAAGATCTTTCACGGCGGAGATACCATTTGGCATAACCGGTTCTGGAAACTGGGAAAAGAAAATGAAGGGATCGACTACGCCTTTCTGCCTGTCAATGGTGTCGTTGTGGATTTCGGGATCATCGGACTGGAATATAGTCCTATCGCTGCTTCGCTCAACCTCAAAGAAGCTTTCGCAGCGGCCCGGCTCTTGCATGCCCGAAAGCTGGTGCCAATCCATTACGGACTGTTTGCCCATGAAAAATACTATATTCCGGAAATCTTCGATGACCATGACCTGGAAAGCCTTTCTAAAGAAACTGGACAGGAGTATATTACCTTAAAAGATGGTGATGTACTGCATGAAATATAA